A DNA window from Alistipes sp. ZOR0009 contains the following coding sequences:
- a CDS encoding discoidin domain-containing protein: MLKKLLYAGAAAFMLLCTCQNEDKNLPVPSDLTNVRVYPRVGGITVKWDYPEDSTKTLLVQVRYVKNGRTITSNASLFSDSVAITGLINKLDYIFEVQPFNANMVGGKTIISPVTKPIKRPTVVTYDSDKKTPVVLKADMLDTYTQDPEAPKENLIDGNISTFWHTAWDESVSVVAPLPHWVQINFQEPAKIGGIRYFFRQNGDESSRPNKWDLQTSTDGVSWVTVWKSKDNLPTAPQNKEQILPFDKNYQSKFFRIRIVGTQAMDVYTHLSELAVYFMAERFTDLEAEAEAKYK, from the coding sequence ATGCTGAAAAAATTACTATATGCAGGAGCTGCTGCTTTTATGCTACTTTGCACCTGTCAGAATGAGGATAAAAATCTTCCAGTTCCGTCCGATCTTACGAATGTTAGGGTGTATCCAAGAGTCGGGGGCATTACCGTAAAGTGGGATTACCCTGAAGATTCGACCAAGACATTATTGGTACAGGTACGATATGTGAAAAATGGAAGAACCATAACCTCTAATGCGAGCTTATTTTCAGACTCTGTTGCCATCACAGGGCTGATTAATAAGTTGGATTACATCTTCGAGGTGCAACCTTTTAATGCCAATATGGTTGGAGGAAAAACGATCATCTCCCCCGTAACAAAGCCTATTAAACGTCCAACTGTCGTAACCTACGATTCTGATAAAAAAACGCCTGTGGTTTTAAAGGCTGATATGCTTGATACCTATACGCAAGATCCCGAGGCCCCAAAGGAAAATTTGATTGATGGTAACATTAGTACATTTTGGCATACGGCTTGGGATGAGAGTGTTTCAGTGGTGGCTCCGCTGCCTCACTGGGTTCAAATTAATTTTCAGGAACCTGCTAAAATTGGCGGTATTCGATACTTCTTCAGACAAAATGGAGATGAAAGTTCTCGTCCTAATAAGTGGGATTTGCAGACTAGCACTGATGGTGTGAGCTGGGTGACTGTTTGGAAATCAAAAGATAATTTGCCAACGGCACCTCAGAATAAGGAGCAAATACTTCCGTTTGACAAAAACTATCAGTCTAAGTTTTTTCGTATTAGGATTGTGGGTACCCAAGCTATGGATGTCTACACCCATCTATCCGAGCTAGCTGTTTATTTTATGGCCGAGCGTTTTACTGATTTGGAAGCTGAAGCTGAAGCGAAGTATAAATAG